A genomic stretch from Candidatus Omnitrophota bacterium includes:
- the lsrF gene encoding 3-hydroxy-5-phosphonooxypentane-2,4-dione thiolase — MEWGMKNRLSRIINPRTKRCVMLAVDHGYFQGPTTGLRDLGRTVEPLLPYADALMITRGALRNWVAPEMDKPVVLRVSGGTSILKELSNEILTASIEDAIRVNASAITCSVFIGGEYEKQSISNLAQIVDWGEKYGIPVLAVTAVGKEMAREARYLGLACRICVETGARMVKTYYCDNFSEVVEACGSVPVVIAGGKKIEEKAALEMAFNAIKEGAVGVDMGRNVFQSDNPVGMMKAVKAVVHGNVSIADAFAIYKSKHESCCIS; from the coding sequence ATGGAATGGGGTATGAAGAACAGGTTATCAAGGATAATTAATCCCAGGACAAAACGCTGCGTTATGCTGGCGGTTGACCACGGTTATTTTCAGGGCCCGACCACGGGCCTGCGTGATCTGGGCAGGACGGTTGAACCCCTGCTGCCGTACGCGGACGCGCTTATGATAACCAGAGGCGCCTTGAGGAACTGGGTCGCGCCCGAGATGGATAAGCCGGTAGTGCTGCGCGTTTCCGGCGGTACAAGCATCCTTAAGGAACTTTCCAATGAAATATTGACCGCTTCCATAGAAGACGCCATACGCGTCAACGCCTCGGCGATCACCTGCTCGGTCTTTATCGGAGGCGAATATGAAAAGCAGAGTATCAGTAACCTGGCGCAGATCGTGGACTGGGGAGAGAAATACGGCATACCTGTTTTGGCGGTAACAGCCGTGGGAAAAGAGATGGCGCGCGAGGCGCGCTATCTGGGGCTTGCCTGCCGTATTTGCGTGGAAACAGGCGCGCGTATGGTAAAGACCTATTATTGCGATAATTTCTCTGAAGTGGTTGAGGCGTGCGGCAGCGTGCCTGTTGTCATCGCCGGCGGCAAGAAGATAGAAGAGAAGGCGGCTTTGGAGATGGCATTCAATGCTATAAAGGAAGGCGCCGTAGGCGTTGATATGGGCAGGAACGTATTTCAGTCGGATAATCCCGTAGGGATGATGAAGGCGGTAAAGGCGGTTGTCCACGGCAATGTTTCTATAGCCGATGCCTTCGCGATATATAAGAGTAAGCATGAAAGTTGCTGTATATCATAG
- a CDS encoding alcohol dehydrogenase catalytic domain-containing protein: MKVAVYHSNNDIRIQDLPVPEVKSGEILVKVRASGICGTDVMEWYRIKKAPRVLGHEISGDIVESKSDRFKAGQRVFVSHHVPCNQCKYCLEGDHTACETLHNGNYEPGGYSEFVRVPEINVERGTYILPENISYEEAAMIEPLACAVRGIRVVNVKAGHTVLVLGCGISGLLNIRLAKLKGAKVIATDINAFRLDKARESGADEVVDVSKKQVDTRADRVVVSTGAPSAVETAFKCVDRKGVILFFAIPNKNIEIPAVDFWRNEITVTSSYGAAPVDLEEALELIRNGRVRVKDMITHCLPLEEIKEGFRLVSQAKDSLKVVLKP; the protein is encoded by the coding sequence ATGAAAGTTGCTGTATATCATAGTAATAACGATATAAGGATACAGGATCTCCCCGTGCCAGAAGTTAAGTCCGGGGAGATTTTGGTTAAGGTCAGGGCATCCGGCATCTGCGGCACCGACGTTATGGAATGGTACAGGATAAAGAAGGCGCCGCGGGTATTGGGCCATGAGATAAGCGGGGATATCGTTGAGTCAAAATCCGACAGATTCAAGGCAGGCCAGCGCGTATTCGTAAGCCACCATGTCCCCTGTAATCAATGTAAATACTGCCTGGAGGGTGATCATACCGCCTGTGAAACCCTGCATAACGGCAACTATGAGCCAGGAGGTTACAGCGAATTTGTGCGCGTGCCTGAGATAAACGTTGAGCGCGGCACCTATATTTTGCCCGAAAATATTTCCTATGAAGAGGCGGCGATGATCGAGCCGCTTGCCTGCGCGGTCAGGGGGATAAGGGTGGTCAACGTCAAGGCCGGGCATACCGTATTGGTCTTGGGCTGCGGCATTTCCGGCTTGCTGAATATCCGTCTGGCAAAACTCAAAGGCGCGAAGGTCATTGCCACGGATATAAACGCCTTCCGGCTGGACAAGGCAAGAGAGTCCGGCGCGGATGAGGTGGTAGATGTAAGCAAAAAACAGGTTGATACCAGGGCAGACAGAGTGGTGGTCTCAACGGGCGCCCCCAGCGCGGTTGAGACGGCATTTAAGTGTGTTGACAGAAAAGGCGTAATACTCTTTTTTGCCATACCCAATAAGAACATTGAGATACCTGCCGTAGATTTCTGGCGCAATGAAATAACAGTTACCTCTTCTTATGGGGCGGCGCCGGTCGATCTGGAGGAGGCGTTGGAGTTGATCCGGAACGGCAGAGTCAGGGTTAAGGATATGATAACGCATTGCCTGCCTCTGGAAGAGATAAAAGAGGGCTTCCGGCTGGTTTCCCAGGCAAAGGACTCTCTGAAGGTAGTATTGAAACCGTAG
- a CDS encoding HEAT repeat domain-containing protein produces MPKYSLSILILAVVFMFTGMPYTSGDTIVTSDLVDAVIRCDLDGDGDVDVKDWLSFRAGYIARNPLYDLNGDNRVDRSDLLFFRSHFRQSAIELMQEWLGSDVVSERWNAIGKLGDIGTGWAIDMLLGHIADEEDSANRESITGIINNIGGETDREIALRLNDLFYSSSLTSWPKVDAVWMLSEIERPWIADLLLSLLSESPNYFVRKAVAESAGTLYNPDARYVPSLLDALQNDTERTVRREAAWSLYQIYDILPEAFEEVDINMLFELFQAEDDKDTRLSTIDLIGKIGNEQDYQVAQNINILLSTYNRSKLITAVNALGDLGDIRAIGPLMAFLQGEASLGLRDDVISAIGRVLGGATGDVSAVVDALVGIYEISGGIDDTTEYLYKSSIINALASLRSSRVVDIFIEWMKDSTRHLLSLQEFSYLDLIINSLGKMDSVYGIDALINCLGEDNEDFRMSAAKALGKIGPAAVGSLQRVLNTGNLQAKRHAAIALGDMQDIRAIDALVNTFGDADEGLSFILAPDALARIGASAQGALLRAANNENWRLRAGAAITMGRLRTPENIALLNGLLSDANIRVREAAKLALESNIGPSSRDVLLLLSYILDNDYLSSVSSEKELLRVLGSLEISGIRAALGIANLYSETARLRAYLRQKPQILARLFQGHNTTIDEIDKFTVGELRCLENFMDVWRLLGVNDELIMFRRQIVPHGTYSFGNSRAEITLKDAYYQVPMFLLDPLLHEFGHFLDHRRFRGDAMWTDPRAEDFANNFSAFMLDSREKFLEALRQTRGSPGSAYLEELLGILDIFSQGTNTSFLCQWTVNGIEKIPVEIGRDFAGSIYSIAGIPIENISALETFFSNLFTS; encoded by the coding sequence ATGCCAAAATACAGCCTCTCCATATTAATATTAGCGGTTGTCTTTATGTTTACAGGTATGCCCTATACTTCAGGGGATACCATAGTTACATCCGATTTGGTAGACGCCGTTATAAGATGCGATCTTGATGGCGACGGCGATGTAGACGTTAAAGATTGGCTTTCCTTTAGAGCAGGATACATAGCGCGCAATCCCCTCTATGACCTTAACGGTGACAATAGAGTCGATAGATCGGACTTACTGTTTTTCAGGAGTCATTTTAGGCAGAGTGCCATTGAACTCATGCAGGAATGGCTGGGGTCTGACGTTGTATCGGAAAGATGGAATGCCATAGGAAAGCTTGGCGACATAGGTACTGGTTGGGCCATTGATATGCTGCTGGGCCATATAGCTGACGAGGAAGATTCAGCCAATCGGGAGTCGATAACAGGCATCATCAACAATATAGGCGGTGAGACCGACAGGGAAATAGCGCTGCGCCTTAATGATTTATTCTATAGTTCGTCTTTAACGAGCTGGCCCAAAGTCGATGCGGTCTGGATGCTGAGCGAGATAGAGAGGCCATGGATAGCAGATCTTTTATTGTCGTTGCTGAGCGAATCCCCGAATTATTTTGTCCGGAAGGCAGTTGCGGAGAGCGCAGGGACATTGTACAACCCGGACGCCAGGTATGTTCCGTCATTATTGGATGCTTTACAGAACGATACAGAACGCACAGTCAGAAGAGAGGCTGCCTGGTCTTTATACCAGATATACGATATCCTGCCGGAGGCATTTGAGGAAGTAGACATCAATATGCTTTTTGAGCTTTTTCAGGCAGAAGACGACAAGGACACACGGCTGTCGACCATAGACCTCATAGGCAAAATAGGGAACGAGCAGGATTATCAGGTAGCGCAGAACATAAACATCTTGTTATCAACTTACAACAGGAGCAAGTTGATTACTGCTGTGAATGCATTGGGAGATTTGGGCGATATTCGTGCCATCGGGCCTCTAATGGCATTCTTGCAAGGGGAGGCCTCTTTAGGATTGAGAGACGATGTTATATCTGCCATAGGCAGGGTATTGGGCGGCGCAACAGGAGATGTTTCCGCTGTAGTAGATGCCCTGGTAGGTATTTATGAAATCAGCGGCGGCATAGACGATACGACCGAATATTTGTATAAAAGCTCCATAATAAATGCATTGGCGTCATTACGATCATCGAGGGTTGTAGACATTTTCATAGAATGGATGAAAGACTCAACGCGCCACTTATTGTCCCTGCAGGAATTTTCTTATCTTGACCTCATTATAAATAGTCTGGGTAAGATGGATTCTGTTTATGGCATAGACGCATTGATCAATTGTCTGGGCGAGGACAATGAAGATTTCCGCATGAGCGCTGCCAAGGCGCTGGGTAAGATTGGCCCTGCGGCAGTAGGATCGCTGCAGAGGGTCTTGAACACGGGCAATCTTCAGGCAAAGCGCCATGCGGCCATAGCCCTGGGTGATATGCAGGACATACGGGCAATTGATGCCCTGGTTAATACGTTTGGTGACGCAGATGAAGGGTTAAGCTTTATTCTCGCGCCTGATGCACTGGCGCGGATCGGGGCTTCTGCGCAAGGCGCCCTGTTAAGGGCAGCGAATAATGAAAATTGGCGGCTGCGCGCAGGGGCTGCGATAACAATGGGAAGGCTGAGAACCCCGGAGAATATCGCATTGCTTAACGGCCTTTTATCCGATGCGAATATCCGTGTAAGGGAAGCGGCAAAGCTGGCATTAGAAAGTAATATCGGCCCTTCTTCCAGAGACGTTCTTTTGCTTTTGTCCTATATCTTGGATAACGATTATTTAAGCTCAGTATCATCTGAGAAAGAATTGCTTAGAGTGCTTGGCAGCCTGGAGATCAGCGGAATAAGAGCGGCTTTAGGAATAGCGAATTTATATTCAGAGACAGCAAGATTGAGAGCGTATTTGAGGCAGAAGCCGCAAATACTCGCAAGGTTATTTCAAGGACATAATACGACGATTGATGAGATAGATAAATTTACCGTAGGAGAATTACGCTGTCTGGAAAACTTTATGGATGTCTGGCGCCTGTTGGGAGTAAATGATGAGCTGATCATGTTTAGACGCCAGATCGTCCCGCACGGTACATATTCTTTCGGGAATAGCAGGGCAGAGATAACCTTAAAAGATGCCTATTATCAGGTGCCGATGTTTCTTCTGGACCCGCTATTACATGAGTTCGGGCATTTTCTTGATCATAGGAGATTCAGGGGGGACGCTATGTGGACAGATCCTCGCGCGGAAGACTTTGCCAATAATTTTTCCGCCTTTATGCTCGATTCAAGGGAAAAATTTTTAGAGGCCTTAAGGCAAACAAGGGGATCTCCGGGGTCGGCTTATCTTGAAGAACTTTTGGGTATCCTGGATATTTTCTCTCAAGGTACAAATACTTCATTCCTATGCCAATGGACCGTTAATGGCATAGAAAAAATACCCGTGGAAATAGGCAGGGATTTTGCAGGCAGCATATATAGTATCGCAGGCATACCTATTGAGAATATATCGGCATTGGAGACCTTTTTCAGTAACTTATTCACTTCATAA
- a CDS encoding archease: MGKIPYEFIEHTADIGIRVRGGSLEDLFKNAALAMFEIIAERKKSAPQSAKKHLKIKQTADTTDELFINWLSELLSLSSAKGLIFSDLKIEKMDETGLRATAAGEDSGNYRFNREIKAVTYHGFKLEQGPSGWQAEVIFDV, translated from the coding sequence GTGGGAAAGATACCCTACGAATTCATTGAACACACCGCGGATATCGGCATCCGTGTCAGGGGCGGCAGTTTGGAGGATCTATTCAAGAACGCCGCCTTGGCTATGTTTGAGATAATTGCCGAGAGAAAAAAATCCGCGCCCCAGTCGGCTAAGAAACATCTGAAAATAAAACAAACAGCGGATACAACAGACGAACTCTTTATAAATTGGCTGAGCGAACTGTTATCGTTGTCTTCGGCAAAGGGATTGATATTCTCCGATCTTAAAATAGAGAAAATGGATGAAACCGGATTGCGCGCCACCGCGGCCGGAGAGGACAGCGGGAATTACAGGTTTAACAGGGAGATCAAGGCCGTCACCTATCACGGGTTTAAGTTAGAGCAGGGTCCCTCCGGCTGGCAGGCAGAAGTGATCTTTGACGTATAA
- a CDS encoding RtcB family protein, with protein MKEMWQGPLEKIDDRRFRIPRSYKTGMLVDGIIIADERLLKSIRQDKALEQVVNVAFLPGIVKASFAMPDIHWGYGFAIGGVAATDIDAGGVISPGGVGFDINCGVRLVKTNLRYDEIKDRIEKIVARLFSDVPAGIGSKGDIRVSPKEERQILIKGARWCVEQGYGVEADLEATEENGEIKGADPSGVSDRAYERGKAQSGTLGSGNHFLEIQAVEQVFDRGAADRFGISEGQIVLMIHSGSRGFGYQVCDEYAKGMIKALAKYSINVPDRQLACAPVNSSEGKAYLGAMRCAANYAWANRQNLMHLARGSFEKIFGRSWQDLGMDLIYDVAHNIAKIEKHKVGGKEKLLCVHRKGATRAFGPGSPGIPAQYEDIGQPVIIPGDMGRNSYLLAGTRRAMEETFGSTCHGAGRLMSRHEAKRRVNFSELISRLKAKGIVVMSSGRGTVVEEAPEAYKDVNEVVDVVHKAGISKKVCKMRPLGVIKG; from the coding sequence ATAAAAGAGATGTGGCAAGGCCCGTTAGAAAAGATCGACGATCGCCGTTTCCGCATACCCAGATCATACAAAACAGGCATGCTGGTAGACGGCATCATCATTGCCGACGAGCGGCTGCTTAAAAGCATCAGGCAGGATAAGGCGCTGGAACAGGTAGTCAATGTGGCCTTTTTGCCCGGCATAGTCAAGGCGTCTTTTGCCATGCCCGATATCCATTGGGGCTACGGCTTCGCCATCGGCGGAGTGGCCGCGACAGATATAGACGCCGGCGGCGTGATCTCTCCCGGCGGCGTGGGATTTGACATAAACTGCGGCGTGCGGCTGGTAAAGACCAACCTGCGGTATGACGAGATAAAAGACAGGATAGAAAAGATAGTCGCGCGGTTATTCAGCGATGTCCCTGCCGGCATCGGCTCCAAGGGCGACATAAGAGTAAGCCCGAAAGAAGAGAGGCAGATCCTGATCAAGGGGGCGCGCTGGTGCGTGGAACAGGGATACGGCGTTGAGGCAGACCTTGAGGCGACGGAAGAGAACGGAGAGATAAAGGGTGCCGACCCTTCCGGGGTTTCTGACAGGGCATACGAGCGAGGCAAGGCGCAGTCAGGCACTCTTGGTTCAGGCAACCATTTTCTGGAGATCCAGGCGGTCGAGCAGGTATTTGACCGCGGAGCAGCCGACAGGTTCGGGATCAGCGAGGGCCAGATCGTGTTGATGATACACAGCGGCTCGCGCGGTTTTGGCTATCAGGTTTGCGATGAATACGCCAAAGGCATGATAAAGGCGCTCGCCAAATACAGCATAAACGTCCCTGACAGGCAGCTTGCCTGCGCTCCGGTGAACTCCAGCGAAGGCAAGGCGTATCTGGGCGCGATGCGCTGCGCGGCGAATTACGCCTGGGCAAACAGGCAGAACCTTATGCATCTGGCGCGCGGCTCATTTGAGAAGATATTCGGCAGGTCCTGGCAGGATTTAGGTATGGACTTAATCTATGATGTGGCGCATAATATAGCCAAGATCGAGAAGCATAAAGTAGGCGGTAAAGAAAAATTGCTCTGCGTGCACCGTAAGGGCGCCACCCGCGCCTTCGGGCCCGGCTCTCCGGGCATACCGGCGCAATACGAAGACATAGGACAGCCGGTGATAATCCCCGGGGATATGGGCAGGAATTCTTATCTTTTAGCGGGGACGCGGAGGGCGATGGAAGAGACATTCGGGAGCACCTGTCACGGCGCGGGGCGGCTTATGTCGCGCCACGAAGCAAAGCGCAGGGTGAATTTTTCCGAACTTATCAGCCGCCTGAAGGCAAAAGGTATTGTGGTAATGTCCTCCGGCAGAGGGACTGTCGTGGAGGAGGCTCCTGAGGCGTACAAGGATGTCAATGAAGTGGTGGATGTGGTCCACAAGGCGGGGATCTCAAAAAAGGTCTGCAAGATGCGGCCGCTGGGTGTAATAAAGGGGTAG
- the serS gene encoding serine--tRNA ligase: protein MLDLKFIRENIDAVKKAIKDRNLKLDLAELISLDEKRRKTLGELDGLRSKKNEANDEISGLLKEKKDPKKKIASMKSISKEIDALEESARSFDSRLKEILLTIPNIPHGSVPVGSASVNKIARGWGDPRQFDFKPLTHIELCERLDIIDFPRASKISGSNFVLYKGDGARLERALFNFMLDLHTSKHGYKEVFPPFLVNRASMTGTGQLPKLEEDMYRLKDDDLFLIPTAEVPVTNIHRDEVIDESALPVYYAAYSACFRREAGSYGKDTRGLMRVHQFNKVELVKFVRPETSYDELEKLLNNAETVLQMLGLPYRVILLATGDISFAAAKCYDLEAYACGMDKWLEVSSCSNFADFQARRANIRFRSKETGKTEFLHTLNGSGVALARTVAAIIENYQQKDGSVIIPEALRRYFDGRERIQKK from the coding sequence ATGCTGGATCTGAAATTTATCAGAGAAAATATTGACGCGGTAAAGAAAGCGATCAAGGACAGGAATTTAAAATTAGACCTCGCGGAGTTGATCTCTCTGGATGAGAAGCGGCGCAAGACGCTTGGCGAATTGGACGGCTTAAGGAGCAAGAAGAACGAGGCCAACGACGAGATAAGCGGGCTGCTGAAAGAGAAAAAGGACCCTAAGAAGAAGATCGCTTCAATGAAGTCCATATCCAAAGAGATCGATGCTCTGGAAGAAAGCGCCAGGTCTTTTGATTCCCGCCTCAAAGAAATACTGCTTACTATCCCCAATATCCCTCACGGGTCAGTGCCCGTGGGCAGCGCCTCTGTGAATAAAATAGCGCGCGGTTGGGGCGATCCGAGGCAGTTTGATTTTAAGCCGCTTACCCATATAGAACTTTGCGAGCGCCTGGATATAATAGATTTCCCGCGCGCGTCAAAGATCAGCGGCTCTAATTTCGTGCTGTATAAGGGAGACGGGGCGCGGCTTGAGCGGGCGCTGTTCAACTTTATGCTGGATCTGCATACAAGCAAACACGGTTATAAAGAGGTGTTCCCGCCTTTTCTGGTAAACCGCGCCTCTATGACCGGCACAGGCCAGCTGCCCAAATTAGAAGAGGATATGTACCGGCTTAAAGACGACGATCTGTTCCTGATCCCCACGGCAGAGGTGCCGGTTACAAACATACATAGAGACGAAGTGATCGATGAGAGCGCTTTACCTGTATACTATGCCGCCTACAGCGCCTGTTTCAGGAGGGAGGCGGGTTCCTACGGCAAAGACACAAGGGGGCTGATGCGGGTGCACCAGTTTAACAAGGTGGAACTGGTGAAGTTCGTAAGGCCGGAGACATCTTATGATGAGTTGGAGAAACTCCTGAATAACGCCGAGACAGTCCTGCAGATGCTGGGCCTGCCTTACAGGGTCATTCTTCTGGCTACGGGGGATATAAGTTTTGCCGCGGCAAAATGCTATGACCTTGAAGCATATGCCTGCGGTATGGATAAGTGGCTTGAGGTATCCAGCTGTTCCAACTTCGCTGATTTTCAGGCAAGGCGCGCGAACATAAGATTCCGCAGCAAAGAAACCGGCAAGACAGAATTTCTGCACACCCTGAATGGTTCCGGAGTCGCCCTGGCAAGGACCGTCGCCGCGATAATAGAGAACTATCAGCAAAAGGACGGCTCTGTAATAATACCTGAAGCCCTGAGGAGGTATTTTGATGGCAGAGAGAGGATCCAAAAAAAATAA
- a CDS encoding response regulator, with translation MERAILVIDDDRMVTHALSNLLSREGYSATTSNDGYSAMEEVIRDANFDLIVCDLRMPGINGIETVRRIKEYLKSKNKPDVPVIFITGYADSDLHIKAKDLGKVILKPFENKDLIESIREYLEE, from the coding sequence ATGGAAAGAGCCATTTTAGTCATTGATGACGACCGGATGGTCACGCACGCCCTGAGCAACCTGTTATCCAGGGAGGGCTACTCTGCCACCACCTCTAACGACGGATACAGCGCCATGGAGGAGGTCATAAGGGACGCGAATTTTGACCTTATTGTCTGCGACCTGCGCATGCCCGGCATCAACGGGATCGAGACCGTGCGCAGGATAAAGGAATACCTGAAGTCAAAGAATAAGCCGGATGTGCCGGTGATATTCATAACCGGCTATGCCGATTCCGACCTCCATATCAAGGCAAAGGACCTGGGCAAGGTGATCCTTAAGCCCTTTGAGAACAAAGACCTTATTGAGAGTATAAGGGAGTATCTGGAAGAGTAA
- a CDS encoding Yip1 family protein, producing MMKKFINRIIRASLLDAALYKEAVSDNKTMGQAVGVVVLAGLAAGLAVAAQGGVIALLMAIAASLLGWYIWAFLIYFLGTRLMPGPQTQADLGQLLRAVGFSSAPGIVRIFGIIYAIQNPVFMGASIWMLAAMIIAAREALNYKSTLRAIGVCAVGWIIQAAILAALFSVLGGGDLLKGISKDAASEDKPAAQQQGIQNSLDSAVR from the coding sequence ATGATGAAAAAATTTATAAACCGTATTATCCGCGCCTCATTATTGGACGCGGCGCTGTACAAGGAAGCCGTCTCTGACAATAAGACAATGGGGCAGGCGGTAGGCGTGGTTGTGTTGGCCGGGCTGGCAGCGGGGCTGGCGGTTGCCGCGCAAGGGGGAGTGATCGCGCTCCTTATGGCTATCGCGGCATCTCTTCTCGGATGGTATATCTGGGCGTTCCTGATCTATTTTCTCGGCACGCGGCTTATGCCCGGGCCGCAGACACAGGCGGATCTGGGCCAGTTGCTGCGCGCCGTCGGTTTTTCAAGCGCGCCGGGTATAGTCCGGATATTCGGTATTATATATGCCATACAAAACCCTGTTTTTATGGGCGCTTCGATTTGGATGCTGGCCGCGATGATAATCGCGGCCAGGGAGGCGCTCAATTACAAAAGCACCCTGCGCGCCATAGGCGTATGCGCTGTCGGCTGGATCATTCAGGCGGCGATTCTCGCGGCGCTGTTTTCTGTTTTGGGTGGAGGGGATCTGCTCAAGGGTATTTCAAAAGACGCCGCGTCCGAAGATAAACCGGCTGCCCAACAGCAGGGAATTCAGAATAGCTTGGATTCCGCAGTTCGATAG
- a CDS encoding rubrerythrin family protein encodes MTKSIKGTKTEKNLLAAFAGESQARNRYTYFASAARKEGYEQIANIFTETAENEKEHAKVFFKYLEGGDVEITASYPAGMIKDTRANLGEAAAGENLEWTTLYSDFAKTAKDEGFPEVARSFEQVAKVERFHESRYRKLINNISDGEVFKKKAVVKWHCINCGYVAEGAEAPKECPACKHPRAFYEVLSENY; translated from the coding sequence ATGACCAAGTCAATTAAAGGGACAAAGACAGAAAAAAACCTTTTAGCGGCGTTTGCCGGAGAATCACAGGCGAGGAACAGATACACCTATTTTGCCTCGGCCGCCAGAAAAGAGGGCTATGAACAGATAGCCAATATCTTTACGGAGACCGCGGAAAATGAGAAAGAGCACGCCAAGGTATTCTTTAAATATCTTGAAGGCGGTGATGTGGAGATCACCGCCTCTTATCCCGCCGGGATGATCAAAGATACCAGGGCCAACCTTGGGGAAGCGGCAGCCGGAGAGAACCTGGAGTGGACCACCCTTTATTCGGATTTTGCTAAAACCGCTAAAGACGAGGGCTTTCCGGAGGTAGCGCGGTCATTTGAACAGGTAGCCAAGGTGGAAAGGTTCCATGAGTCCAGATACAGAAAGTTGATCAATAATATATCTGACGGCGAGGTATTTAAGAAGAAGGCAGTGGTAAAATGGCACTGTATTAACTGCGGTTATGTCGCTGAGGGCGCTGAGGCGCCTAAAGAGTGCCCTGCTTGTAAGCATCCGCGGGCGTTCTATGAGGTTTTGAGCGAGAATTATTAG
- a CDS encoding DJ-1/PfpI family protein: MPKKAIVILAEGFEEIEAVTPIDVLRRAGVDVIAAGLTDVKIKGSRGLVVVADKKLEESGTDFDACVLPGGSLGAKNLAASDKVRSLLIKMNQEGKIIAAICAAPALVLIPTGILKGKAATCYPGMQDSFGKNTAYKEDDVVVDGNIITSRGPATALSFALAIAEKLCGKETVIL; this comes from the coding sequence ATGCCAAAAAAAGCCATTGTTATACTCGCGGAAGGTTTTGAAGAAATAGAGGCGGTGACCCCGATAGATGTGTTAAGAAGGGCCGGGGTAGATGTGATAGCGGCCGGGCTGACAGATGTCAAGATCAAGGGCTCGCGCGGATTAGTTGTCGTTGCCGATAAGAAACTTGAGGAATCCGGGACGGATTTTGACGCCTGCGTCCTGCCCGGAGGCAGCCTGGGAGCGAAAAATCTCGCCGCTTCGGATAAGGTCAGATCCCTATTAATAAAAATGAATCAGGAAGGAAAGATAATCGCGGCTATCTGCGCGGCCCCTGCCCTGGTGCTGATACCCACGGGGATATTAAAAGGAAAGGCCGCGACTTGCTATCCCGGGATGCAGGACAGCTTCGGCAAAAACACAGCCTATAAAGAGGATGATGTTGTTGTGGATGGAAATATCATCACCAGCCGCGGCCCGGCCACTGCCCTGTCCTTCGCGCTGGCGATAGCGGAAAAACTCTGCGGGAAAGAAACTGTTATCCTCTAA
- a CDS encoding peptidylprolyl isomerase translates to MFSAYAEEGALDEKVAVLETNQGVIKIKLYPEAAPKACENFTRLIGDGYYNGLIFHRVIKDFMIQGGDPTGTGRGGESIWGAPFEDEVTSRIKFDRPGILAMANAGPNTNGSQFFITTAATPWLNMKHTIFGEVISGYEAVEKIENAPADSSDRPVSEQKIIKAYLE, encoded by the coding sequence ATGTTCAGCGCTTATGCCGAGGAGGGTGCTTTGGATGAGAAGGTCGCGGTTTTAGAGACAAATCAGGGCGTGATAAAGATAAAGTTGTATCCCGAGGCAGCGCCTAAGGCCTGCGAGAACTTCACGCGGTTGATCGGTGATGGTTATTACAACGGTCTCATATTCCACAGGGTGATCAAGGACTTCATGATTCAGGGCGGAGACCCTACCGGCACAGGCAGGGGAGGGGAGTCAATTTGGGGCGCGCCTTTTGAGGATGAAGTAACCTCACGGATTAAATTTGACAGGCCGGGGATCCTGGCGATGGCGAATGCCGGCCCCAATACCAACGGAAGCCAGTTTTTCATTACGACCGCGGCAACGCCCTGGCTCAATATGAAACATACTATATTCGGCGAGGTGATCTCCGGGTACGAAGCAGTTGAGAAGATAGAGAACGCGCCTGCCGACTCCTCCGACCGTCCGGTTAGCGAACAAAAGATCATAAAGGCATATTTAGAATAA
- the tadA gene encoding tRNA adenosine(34) deaminase TadA — MKRNDEFYMRLALKEALAASEKDEVPVGAVIIHKGQMIAKAHNQIESLKDPTAHAEMIAITQAANYLKSKWLLGATIYVTIEPCAMCAGALVLSRIKNIVFGAKDPKTGACGSVFDIARHKKLNHRIKVSGGVMEADCSLLLKEFFKKKRAKNADLS, encoded by the coding sequence GTGAAGCGGAATGATGAGTTTTATATGCGCCTGGCGCTGAAGGAGGCGCTGGCCGCCTCTGAGAAAGACGAGGTGCCTGTGGGAGCGGTGATAATCCACAAGGGGCAGATGATTGCCAAGGCGCACAATCAGATAGAGTCCCTGAAAGACCCTACCGCCCACGCGGAAATGATAGCCATAACGCAGGCGGCAAATTACCTGAAAAGCAAGTGGTTGTTGGGCGCGACGATTTATGTTACAATTGAGCCGTGCGCGATGTGCGCCGGCGCTCTGGTGCTTTCGCGCATAAAGAATATAGTATTCGGGGCAAAGGACCCCAAGACCGGCGCCTGCGGCTCGGTGTTTGACATAGCGCGCCATAAAAAGCTTAACCACAGGATAAAGGTCTCCGGCGGCGTAATGGAAGCGGATTGCTCTTTATTATTGAAGGAATTCTTTAAGAAAAAGCGGGCAAAGAACGCCGACCTGAGTTGA